The Gammaproteobacteria bacterium genome window below encodes:
- the bioB gene encoding biotin synthase BioB, whose amino-acid sequence MQSETMRNDWKKHEVLDLYQLPFNDLLYLAHRIFRENHDPNKVQVSTLLSVKTGSCSEDCSYCPQSGHYDTEIEKERLLSLDEVKENAEAAREAGASRFCMGAAWRNPSDKNLDQVIKMIEVVKDLGLETCVTVGMLTELQAQKLKIAGLDYYNHNLDTSPEFYGSVITTRTYQDRLDTLEHVRNSGINVCSGGILGMGESREDRAGLLLQLANLPQHPESVPINMLIKIKGTPLENVDDLDPFEFIRTIAIARILMPKTYVRLSAGREEMNEQTQALCFFAGANSIFYGETLLTAKNPETEKDRALFNKLGIQADSVNDPINAALHSEIDSSQAAAVN is encoded by the coding sequence ATGCAATCTGAAACTATGCGCAATGACTGGAAAAAACATGAGGTCTTAGACCTATATCAACTGCCATTTAACGATTTACTATATTTAGCACATCGTATTTTTCGTGAAAATCACGATCCTAATAAAGTACAAGTCAGCACGTTGCTTTCGGTTAAAACCGGCTCCTGCTCTGAAGACTGTTCCTACTGCCCACAAAGTGGCCACTATGATACGGAGATTGAAAAAGAGCGTTTGTTATCTCTAGATGAAGTGAAGGAAAATGCAGAAGCTGCCAGAGAAGCCGGCGCCTCAAGATTTTGCATGGGCGCTGCTTGGCGTAACCCTTCGGATAAAAACTTAGATCAGGTTATTAAAATGATCGAAGTGGTTAAAGACCTTGGATTGGAAACCTGTGTAACGGTGGGCATGCTCACCGAGCTGCAAGCGCAGAAGTTAAAAATAGCTGGGCTGGATTATTACAACCACAACCTAGACACCTCTCCAGAGTTTTATGGCAGCGTGATTACCACCCGTACTTACCAAGATCGCTTAGATACTCTAGAACATGTTCGTAATTCCGGCATTAACGTGTGCAGTGGTGGCATTTTAGGTATGGGAGAATCTCGCGAAGATCGAGCGGGTTTGTTATTACAACTAGCGAACCTGCCTCAACACCCTGAGTCGGTACCGATTAATATGTTAATTAAAATCAAAGGCACGCCACTTGAAAACGTAGACGACCTTGATCCGTTTGAGTTCATTCGTACCATTGCGATTGCACGCATCTTGATGCCTAAGACCTATGTGCGTTTATCAGCCGGGCGTGAAGAAATGAATGAACAGACCCAAGCGTTGTGCTTTTTTGCCGGAGCGAATTCTATATTTTATGGTGAGACGTTATTAACTGCTAAAAACCCAGAGACTGAAAAAGACCGAGCATTGTTTAACAAGCTTGGCATTCAGGCAGATAGCGTAAATGACCCTATCAATGCTGCTCTTCATTCTGAGATTGACTCTAGTCAAGCAGCTGCCGTTAATTAA
- a CDS encoding ComF family protein has protein sequence MTTRIPLITSAFKKAGALLYPKVCLHCNDAGHNGMDLCERCLQRLPWVEYACSRCALPLQSGKASVCGACSNRELYFDHASTPFQFDGFIRDAIYQFKFNNKLNQGKLLAELLLQHIEEKQLEVPELIIPVPLHKKRMRQRGYNQALEIARIISKELAKEWGSQLDYDIVYRNRDTSVQMDLPAKQRHKNVKGAFSVNENSTVLKNKQVCIIDDVMTTGNTVNEMAKCLKEAGVDRVGVWCIARVA, from the coding sequence ATGACTACTAGGATACCGCTAATTACTTCAGCTTTTAAAAAAGCAGGTGCGCTGTTGTATCCGAAAGTGTGTCTGCATTGCAACGATGCGGGGCATAACGGAATGGATCTTTGTGAGAGATGTTTGCAAAGATTGCCTTGGGTGGAATACGCCTGTAGTCGTTGCGCGCTCCCATTGCAGAGCGGGAAAGCTTCTGTTTGTGGGGCATGTAGTAATCGTGAACTATATTTTGATCATGCTTCAACACCCTTTCAGTTTGACGGGTTTATTCGTGATGCAATTTATCAATTCAAATTTAATAACAAGCTTAATCAAGGCAAGCTACTTGCTGAGCTTTTGTTACAACATATTGAGGAAAAACAACTAGAGGTTCCTGAACTGATTATTCCTGTGCCGCTGCATAAAAAACGCATGCGACAACGTGGGTATAACCAGGCATTGGAAATCGCGCGTATTATCAGCAAAGAATTAGCCAAAGAATGGGGCAGTCAGCTTGATTACGATATTGTGTATCGGAATCGTGACACTAGTGTACAAATGGACTTACCGGCAAAGCAACGACATAAAAATGTCAAAGGTGCTTTTTCAGTTAACGAGAATTCAACCGTTTTGAAAAACAAACAGGTTTGTATTATTGATGATGTGATGACGACGGGGAATACGGTTAATGAAATGGCAAAGTGTTTGAAGGAAGCTGGTGTGGATAGGGTTGGTGTTTGGTGTATAGCACGTGTTGCTTGA
- a CDS encoding 4-hydroxybenzoate octaprenyltransferase, with protein sequence MIQHIKKPPIDINRLVLYAKLVRLDKPIGILLLLWPTLWALFIAADGIPNLAILVVFILGVILMRSAGCAINDYADRDIDPFVARTKQRPVASGLIQPKEALVVAGVLAFIAFVLALIFLNKLTIFFALGAALLAATYPFMKRLHFLPQVHLGIAFAVAIPMAFTAITNAYPTPIAWLLFTAAVIWTTAYDTQYAMVDREEDIKIGVKSTAILFGPMDKAAIGMMQFLVVLCLVLVGINTNMSWIYYLGIALAGLFFIYQQVLIKHRFPDRCFYAFLNNNYFGMVVFIGIFAHYWVSK encoded by the coding sequence ATGATCCAACATATTAAGAAGCCACCAATAGACATAAATCGTCTAGTGCTTTATGCAAAGTTGGTTCGTTTAGACAAACCAATTGGTATCTTATTGCTGCTATGGCCCACCTTATGGGCATTGTTTATTGCCGCGGATGGCATACCAAATCTAGCCATACTCGTCGTATTTATTCTTGGCGTAATACTTATGCGCTCGGCTGGCTGCGCCATTAATGATTATGCGGATCGGGACATAGACCCGTTTGTTGCACGAACCAAGCAACGCCCGGTGGCCAGTGGACTTATTCAACCTAAAGAAGCTTTAGTCGTTGCCGGTGTATTAGCATTCATTGCATTTGTGCTCGCACTCATTTTCTTAAACAAGCTCACCATTTTTTTTGCCCTCGGTGCAGCACTGCTAGCGGCAACCTATCCATTTATGAAACGGTTGCATTTTTTACCACAAGTGCATCTTGGCATCGCTTTTGCCGTTGCTATTCCGATGGCCTTTACCGCCATCACAAATGCCTACCCCACGCCGATTGCCTGGCTGCTATTTACCGCAGCGGTAATCTGGACCACCGCCTATGACACTCAATACGCGATGGTGGATCGTGAAGAAGATATAAAGATCGGCGTGAAATCCACAGCGATTTTATTTGGCCCGATGGACAAAGCTGCTATCGGCATGATGCAGTTTTTAGTCGTGCTATGTTTAGTGTTAGTAGGAATTAACACCAACATGAGCTGGATCTATTACCTTGGCATCGCACTCGCGGGTTTATTTTTTATTTATCAGCAAGTTTTAATCAAACACCGCTTCCCAGACCGCTGCTTTTACGCATTTTTAAATAATAATTATTTCGGCATGGTGGTATTTATTGGAATCTTTGCACATTACTGGGTTAGCAAATGA
- the aroE gene encoding shikimate dehydrogenase produces the protein MDQYAVIGNPIEHSKSPDIHLLFADQTGEQLNYKKLFADEDKFSQVVTEFFTNGGKGLNVTVPFKNNACEFVDELTDYAAHAGAVNTIYIGKNNKLIGDNTDGIGLLRDLKKSLRIQIENKKILIIGAGGATQGIVEPLLNEQPDQLLIANRTVSKAEVIAEQFITFGEVKSCALDEIPKQPFDVVLHATSAGLQGHNVTLPTEILSANTCCYDLLYSDQDTPFMQWAKQYKSGKVVDGFGMLLEQAAEAFYLWRGKRPDTAMAQHYFRPDTTKKPGL, from the coding sequence ATTGACCAGTATGCAGTGATCGGTAATCCTATCGAACACAGTAAATCTCCTGATATTCATCTTTTGTTTGCTGATCAAACTGGCGAACAACTTAATTATAAAAAATTATTTGCGGATGAAGATAAATTTTCTCAAGTAGTAACTGAATTTTTTACCAACGGCGGAAAAGGTCTAAATGTTACCGTGCCATTTAAAAATAATGCTTGTGAATTTGTGGACGAGCTTACCGATTATGCAGCACATGCGGGCGCAGTAAATACTATTTATATTGGTAAGAACAATAAACTTATCGGCGATAACACCGATGGCATTGGCTTATTACGCGATTTAAAAAAATCACTGCGAATACAAATTGAAAATAAAAAAATATTAATTATTGGTGCAGGGGGTGCAACTCAAGGAATAGTGGAGCCGCTATTAAATGAACAACCTGATCAGTTACTCATTGCAAACCGCACGGTTAGTAAAGCTGAGGTCATTGCTGAACAATTTATTACTTTTGGTGAAGTAAAAAGCTGTGCATTAGATGAAATTCCTAAACAGCCTTTTGATGTTGTGCTACATGCTACTTCTGCAGGTTTACAAGGACATAATGTTACATTGCCAACAGAAATATTAAGTGCTAACACTTGTTGTTATGACCTTTTGTATAGCGATCAAGACACACCTTTCATGCAATGGGCCAAACAATATAAATCTGGAAAAGTAGTGGATGGTTTTGGAATGCTATTAGAACAAGCTGCTGAAGCGTTTTATTTATGGCGTGGCAAACGACCTGATACCGCTATGGCGCAACACTATTTCCGTCCGGACACCACAAAAAAACCGGGCTTATGA
- the hemB gene encoding porphobilinogen synthase, with protein MSEYPYIRMRRMRADAFSRELQRENRIHVSDLIYPVFVMEGQSSREEVPSMPGVERMTVDELVKEGKQVHALGIPSIVVFPVVDADKKSEQAEEAFNADGLAQRAIAALKDAVPKLGVISDVALDPFTTHGQDGLIDNQGYVLNDETVDVLTKQALSHAQAGADVVAPSDMMDGRVAEIRNALETNNFRNTKILAYSAKYASSFYGPFRDAVGSAENLAGGNKYTYQMDPANSNEALHEVALDIGEGADMVMVKPGLPYLDIVRRVKEEFKMPTFVYQVSGEYSMLKAASQNGWLDEKECVMEALLCIKRAGADAILTYYAKDVANWLNS; from the coding sequence ATGAGTGAATACCCTTATATAAGAATGCGTCGTATGCGTGCGGATGCTTTCTCGCGTGAATTACAGCGTGAGAATCGTATCCATGTGAGTGATTTGATTTATCCTGTGTTTGTCATGGAAGGTCAGTCCTCGCGTGAAGAAGTGCCCTCTATGCCAGGAGTTGAGCGCATGACGGTGGATGAGTTGGTTAAAGAGGGTAAACAGGTTCATGCGTTAGGCATTCCTTCGATAGTGGTCTTCCCGGTCGTCGATGCAGACAAGAAATCTGAGCAAGCAGAAGAAGCCTTTAATGCCGATGGCTTGGCGCAACGCGCGATTGCCGCATTAAAAGACGCCGTACCAAAATTAGGCGTGATCAGTGATGTGGCTTTAGACCCCTTTACTACGCATGGGCAAGATGGTCTGATCGATAATCAAGGCTATGTATTGAATGATGAAACGGTAGACGTCCTTACCAAGCAAGCTTTGTCTCATGCACAAGCCGGTGCAGATGTTGTTGCGCCATCCGACATGATGGATGGCCGTGTAGCAGAAATTCGAAATGCTCTGGAAACCAATAATTTTCGAAATACTAAAATTCTAGCCTACTCGGCAAAATATGCTTCAAGTTTTTATGGCCCTTTCCGAGACGCAGTAGGTTCTGCTGAAAATCTCGCCGGTGGAAATAAATATACCTATCAAATGGACCCTGCGAATTCGAATGAAGCCTTACATGAAGTCGCGCTAGATATTGGCGAAGGTGCAGATATGGTAATGGTAAAGCCTGGCTTACCTTACCTAGACATTGTGCGTCGTGTAAAAGAAGAATTTAAAATGCCCACTTTTGTTTACCAGGTAAGTGGTGAGTACAGTATGTTAAAAGCCGCATCACAAAATGGCTGGCTTGATGAAAAAGAGTGTGTAATGGAAGCATTGCTTTGTATCAAACGTGCAGGTGCAGATGCCATTCTCACTTATTATGCTAAAGATGTAGCAAATTGGTTAAATAGCTAG
- the hemF gene encoding oxygen-dependent coproporphyrinogen oxidase translates to MSIDITPSIDPDIDKVKNYLLDLQNRNCEQLEKQDGAAKFKEDAWERAEGGGGRTRILQNGAVFEQAGVGFSHVFGDQLPPAATTQRPDLAGRSFQAMGVSLVIHPNNPFVPTSHCNVRFFIAEKENEAPVWWFGGGFDLTPYYGFKEDAVFWHQTAKQACDAIDEGLYAKFKKWCDEYFYIKHRNEARGIGGLFFDDFNKGGFENSFKLFKSIGNQFLQAYLPIVEKRKDHAFDEKHRNFQLYRRGRYVEFNLVYDRGTLFGLQSGGRTESILMSLPPNVRWEYDYYPEEGSEEEKLYTEFLPAREWI, encoded by the coding sequence ATGTCAATTGATATTACACCAAGCATCGACCCAGACATCGACAAGGTAAAAAACTACTTGCTGGATTTACAGAATCGCAATTGCGAGCAGTTAGAAAAGCAAGACGGTGCGGCTAAGTTTAAAGAAGATGCGTGGGAGCGCGCAGAAGGCGGTGGCGGTCGCACGCGCATTCTGCAAAATGGCGCGGTGTTCGAACAAGCCGGTGTAGGGTTCTCACATGTGTTTGGTGATCAACTGCCACCCGCCGCGACCACGCAACGGCCAGACCTTGCGGGCCGCAGCTTTCAAGCAATGGGGGTGTCTTTAGTCATTCACCCCAACAACCCGTTTGTGCCAACCTCGCATTGCAATGTGCGGTTTTTCATTGCCGAAAAAGAAAATGAAGCACCGGTGTGGTGGTTTGGTGGCGGGTTTGATCTAACCCCCTATTACGGCTTCAAAGAAGATGCCGTGTTTTGGCACCAAACGGCAAAACAAGCCTGCGATGCAATAGATGAAGGTTTATATGCAAAGTTTAAAAAATGGTGTGATGAATATTTTTATATTAAGCACCGCAATGAAGCGCGTGGCATAGGCGGATTGTTTTTTGATGACTTTAATAAAGGCGGATTTGAAAATAGTTTTAAATTATTCAAAAGTATTGGCAATCAGTTTCTTCAAGCTTATTTGCCCATTGTAGAAAAACGCAAAGACCATGCGTTCGATGAGAAGCATCGCAACTTTCAATTGTATCGTCGCGGTCGCTATGTAGAGTTTAATTTAGTGTATGACCGTGGCACGTTATTCGGTTTGCAGTCCGGTGGGCGTACCGAATCTATTTTGATGTCATTGCCGCCGAATGTGCGTTGGGAATACGACTATTATCCTGAAGAAGGGAGTGAAGAAGAAAAATTGTATACGGAGTTTTTGCCAGCGCGGGAGTGGATCTGA
- a CDS encoding tRNA threonylcarbamoyladenosine biosynthesis protein RimN: MLASQVSQATVILQYGGVVAYSTETVLGLGCDPNNQQAVNRILWLKNRAIENGLIMLVNNIVSLQQYTTSLTAEQVASISSAENTTWLIPANDQAPSWMLGKHETLAMRITQHPTANPLSAATHGIVSTSANVSSYKILADQDEVRDWFGPHVDYIIVGETGSSVPSKIIDLITGEKLR; the protein is encoded by the coding sequence ATGCTTGCCAGTCAGGTTTCGCAAGCTACGGTTATTTTGCAATACGGTGGCGTAGTCGCTTATTCAACCGAAACAGTTTTAGGTCTGGGATGTGATCCCAATAATCAACAAGCCGTTAACAGAATTCTTTGGCTAAAAAACCGCGCCATTGAAAATGGCTTGATCATGTTGGTAAACAATATTGTGTCGTTACAGCAATACACAACATCATTGACTGCTGAACAGGTTGCATCAATTTCTTCTGCAGAAAATACCACTTGGCTCATCCCGGCGAATGACCAAGCTCCAAGTTGGATGCTAGGCAAACATGAAACTTTAGCCATGCGCATTACCCAACACCCCACAGCCAACCCCTTATCTGCAGCCACTCATGGAATTGTGTCTACCAGCGCAAATGTTTCCAGCTATAAAATATTAGCAGATCAAGATGAGGTTCGAGATTGGTTCGGCCCTCACGTAGACTATATTATCGTAGGCGAAACAGGATCAAGCGTACCAAGTAAAATTATAGATTTAATCACCGGAGAAAAACTTCGTTAG
- a CDS encoding DNA topoisomerase I encodes MSKNLVIVESPAKAKTIEKYLGKDFHVLASVGHVRDLLSKNGAVDPDNEFEMKYEIKEDSEKHINAIVKALKKSDVLHLATDPDREGEAISWHLYEILKERDLLKDVDVRRVVFHEITKRAVSEAIENPRELSYDLIHAYLVRRALDHLIGFNLSPLLWKKIRRGLSAGRVQSPALRLLCERENEIEKFDPQEYWTIEADCEKDKQEFLSKLNIYKDKKLAQFDINNEGDASAAKKLLDSNANGKLVVKTVDKKERKRNPAAPFTTSTLQQEAVRKLRFSAKKTMAVAQALYQGKELDGETVGLITYMRTDSVVLGQEALDELVDFIVQRYGKDNLPDEIRVFKTKSKNAQEAHEAIRPTSFMRTPDEVKKFLSADEMKLYSLIWKRAVASQMIHATLDLVAVEFACGDGNIFRSTGSSIKDPGFMQVYQEGMDDKKEESDERMLPALEVGETVSLHEIRTEQHFTEPPPRFTEATLVKTLEEFGIGRPSTYASIISTLQYREYAEVESRRFTPTEMGRLVNDFLTNHFTQYVDYDFTANLENELDEISRGEKEWVPVMRTYWKPLIDLVEEKEESVTREEAVQARQLGTDPKSGKPVSVRMGRYGPFVIIGTKEDEEKPKFAGLLPGQKMADITFEDAMELFKLPRELGETEEDGIISTSIGRFGPYVKYGPKYVSIKKDSGLDPYTIKLEEAMVLVAEKKKADAEKLINHWEEEGIQVLNGRYGPYVTDGNKNVKIPKDTEPKSLSLEDCQKMIAEAPEKKWGRKKKAAKKKKAAPKKKAAAKKKKAAPKKKTTKRKKAAKKKSSKKKAATKKSAEKSPKASDDTSSTE; translated from the coding sequence ATGAGTAAAAATTTAGTCATTGTAGAGTCTCCAGCCAAAGCTAAGACAATTGAAAAATATCTAGGCAAAGACTTCCACGTGCTCGCTTCAGTAGGCCACGTACGAGATTTATTATCAAAGAATGGTGCGGTCGATCCAGATAATGAATTCGAGATGAAGTATGAAATTAAGGAAGACAGCGAAAAGCATATTAACGCTATTGTTAAAGCACTCAAGAAATCGGATGTGCTACATCTTGCCACTGACCCAGATCGCGAAGGTGAAGCGATTTCATGGCACCTGTATGAAATATTAAAAGAACGTGACCTGCTAAAAGACGTAGACGTACGTCGAGTAGTGTTTCATGAAATTACCAAACGCGCAGTTAGTGAAGCCATTGAGAACCCAAGAGAACTGTCTTACGACTTAATCCATGCCTATCTTGTACGTCGCGCGTTAGATCACCTTATTGGCTTCAACCTCTCGCCATTACTTTGGAAAAAAATCAGACGTGGCTTATCTGCAGGACGCGTTCAAAGTCCCGCTTTACGTTTGCTTTGTGAACGAGAGAATGAAATCGAAAAATTTGATCCGCAAGAATATTGGACCATTGAAGCCGATTGCGAAAAAGACAAACAAGAATTTCTCTCCAAGTTAAACATTTATAAAGACAAGAAACTTGCACAGTTTGATATCAATAATGAAGGTGATGCATCAGCTGCTAAAAAATTATTAGATAGCAATGCGAATGGCAAACTGGTTGTTAAAACGGTTGATAAGAAAGAACGCAAGCGTAACCCAGCTGCACCTTTCACTACCTCTACTTTGCAACAAGAAGCCGTGCGTAAACTTAGGTTCTCTGCCAAAAAGACCATGGCCGTCGCACAAGCCTTATATCAAGGTAAAGAATTAGATGGAGAGACCGTTGGTTTAATTACCTACATGCGTACCGACTCTGTGGTACTTGGGCAAGAAGCCCTGGATGAATTGGTCGATTTTATTGTGCAGCGTTATGGCAAAGATAACTTGCCTGATGAAATTCGTGTATTCAAAACCAAATCTAAAAACGCACAAGAAGCTCACGAAGCTATTCGCCCTACCTCTTTCATGCGTACACCAGATGAGGTTAAAAAGTTTCTTAGCGCAGATGAAATGAAACTTTACTCCCTGATTTGGAAACGTGCTGTGGCCAGTCAGATGATTCACGCTACCTTAGATTTAGTGGCCGTAGAGTTTGCTTGCGGCGATGGCAATATTTTTCGTTCTACGGGTTCATCCATCAAAGACCCTGGTTTTATGCAGGTCTACCAAGAAGGCATGGACGACAAAAAAGAAGAATCCGATGAACGCATGTTACCGGCATTAGAAGTTGGCGAAACCGTAAGCCTTCATGAAATAAGAACCGAGCAACACTTTACTGAGCCGCCGCCACGCTTTACAGAAGCTACCTTAGTGAAGACGTTAGAAGAATTTGGCATTGGCCGCCCATCAACCTACGCCAGCATTATTTCTACTTTGCAATATCGAGAATATGCAGAAGTGGAGAGTCGCCGTTTTACGCCTACCGAGATGGGTAGATTAGTAAATGATTTTCTTACTAATCACTTCACCCAATATGTCGATTATGATTTTACCGCCAACTTAGAAAATGAATTAGACGAAATTTCACGTGGCGAAAAAGAATGGGTGCCGGTTATGCGCACTTATTGGAAGCCGCTCATCGATTTAGTTGAGGAAAAAGAAGAAAGTGTCACACGCGAAGAGGCGGTGCAAGCACGACAGCTTGGGACGGATCCCAAATCAGGAAAACCCGTTAGTGTTCGTATGGGGCGTTACGGACCCTTTGTAATTATTGGCACCAAAGAAGACGAAGAAAAACCAAAATTTGCAGGCCTATTACCGGGCCAAAAAATGGCAGATATTACTTTTGAAGACGCCATGGAGCTGTTTAAGTTGCCTCGAGAGTTAGGCGAGACTGAAGAAGACGGAATCATATCCACCAGCATTGGACGTTTTGGCCCTTATGTTAAGTACGGCCCAAAGTACGTTTCGATTAAAAAAGACAGTGGCCTTGACCCTTATACTATTAAACTTGAAGAAGCGATGGTATTAGTTGCAGAGAAAAAGAAAGCCGATGCCGAAAAGCTGATTAACCATTGGGAAGAAGAAGGCATTCAAGTGCTTAATGGCCGTTATGGGCCTTACGTTACCGACGGCAACAAGAACGTAAAAATTCCAAAAGACACTGAGCCTAAATCACTCAGCCTGGAAGACTGTCAAAAGATGATTGCCGAGGCGCCAGAAAAGAAATGGGGCCGCAAAAAGAAAGCGGCAAAGAAGAAAAAAGCTGCGCCTAAGAAAAAAGCCGCGGCAAAGAAAAAGAAGGCTGCGCCTAAGAAAAAAACTACCAAAAGAAAAAAAGCGGCAAAGAAAAAATCAAGCAAGAAGAAAGCAGCGACTAAGAAGTCAGCTGAGAAATCTCCTAAAGCTAGCGACGATACCAGCTCAACAGAATAA
- the dprA gene encoding DNA-protecting protein DprA: MQPLNAWLTLIHVDKLGPVTLIKLLGHFSSPARILEASRSELQSLGIRKSIIDGILEPNEDAIQRDLAWLEHENHHVITIQDTSYPELLKQISDPPCVLYVLGKPTLSVSLLTEPQLAIVGSRNASAYGKELATSFAQQLAINGLVITSGLASGVDGAAHRGALQADIGSTIAVAACGLDRVYPAEHRQLAEQIVQRGALVSEFPIGASPMPGHFPRRNRIISGLSLGTLVVEASMKSGSLITARLATEQGREVYATPGSIHNPLSKGGHTLIRNGAKLVETVEDVLEELKHHINLNSIESSQESVSEDKQDSALDPQHEKILESMGYEPISIDVLIERSGLGVEVVSSILLILELNNQVTHHGNGIYLRRNNF; the protein is encoded by the coding sequence ATGCAACCACTCAACGCTTGGCTTACGCTTATCCATGTTGACAAACTTGGACCGGTTACACTGATAAAATTATTAGGCCACTTTAGTAGCCCAGCAAGAATACTGGAAGCCAGTCGTAGCGAATTACAATCACTCGGTATTAGAAAATCCATCATCGATGGCATTCTGGAACCTAATGAAGATGCTATACAACGCGACCTTGCGTGGTTAGAGCACGAAAACCATCACGTAATTACCATCCAGGATACGTCTTATCCTGAATTACTCAAACAAATATCTGACCCGCCTTGTGTTTTATACGTCTTAGGCAAACCAACGCTGTCAGTAAGCTTATTAACTGAACCGCAGCTGGCAATTGTCGGCAGTAGAAATGCCAGCGCATATGGCAAAGAACTTGCTACCTCATTTGCACAACAGTTAGCAATTAACGGCCTTGTCATTACCAGTGGCTTAGCCAGTGGCGTTGATGGCGCAGCCCATCGCGGTGCATTGCAGGCAGATATTGGCAGTACCATAGCCGTCGCCGCCTGTGGATTAGATCGTGTCTACCCTGCAGAGCATCGTCAACTCGCTGAACAAATTGTTCAACGCGGTGCACTCGTCTCTGAATTCCCTATCGGCGCCTCACCAATGCCAGGACATTTCCCCAGACGCAATCGAATTATTAGCGGGTTAAGTCTTGGTACATTAGTAGTAGAAGCCTCAATGAAGAGTGGCTCTTTAATTACAGCGCGCCTTGCTACAGAACAGGGACGCGAGGTGTATGCCACCCCTGGATCTATTCATAATCCTCTTTCTAAGGGCGGGCATACTTTAATTCGTAACGGCGCAAAGTTAGTTGAGACTGTGGAAGATGTTCTAGAAGAACTCAAACATCACATCAACCTAAACTCTATAGAGTCTAGTCAAGAATCGGTCTCCGAAGACAAACAAGATAGTGCATTAGACCCGCAACATGAAAAAATATTAGAAAGCATGGGCTATGAGCCCATTAGTATTGATGTATTGATCGAGCGTAGTGGCCTTGGAGTTGAAGTAGTATCTTCTATCCTTTTGATTTTAGAGCTGAATAACCAAGTTACACATCATGGCAATGGCATTTATCTGCGCCGCAATAATTTTTAG